A region from the Flavobacteriales bacterium genome encodes:
- a CDS encoding FKBP-type peptidyl-prolyl cis-trans isomerase — protein sequence MRTELLLLMLLMFTVGGCTDPGPQTRNMPDQEELITDNQRAARQEMRDIDLYLKRRSIAAIDIGTGVHVSKLRDAEGNVAKPDQLVTVNYVMELLSGVECYKSKPGEPESFRVEHDDVESGLHEAVQQLSIGDSAVLIIPSHRAFGLIGDQAKVPMRSTVVYRVGVVDIKDVR from the coding sequence ATGAGAACAGAGTTGCTACTGCTGATGCTACTGATGTTCACTGTTGGTGGCTGCACCGACCCTGGACCGCAGACGCGCAACATGCCCGATCAAGAAGAACTGATCACCGACAACCAGCGTGCTGCACGACAGGAGATGCGCGACATCGACCTCTATCTGAAGCGCCGCTCGATCGCAGCGATCGACATCGGGACCGGCGTGCACGTGAGCAAGTTGCGCGATGCCGAAGGAAACGTTGCGAAGCCGGACCAACTGGTCACGGTCAACTATGTGATGGAACTGCTCAGCGGTGTGGAGTGCTACAAGAGCAAACCAGGCGAACCTGAATCTTTCCGCGTGGAGCACGATGATGTGGAGAGCGGACTGCACGAGGCCGTGCAGCAGCTCAGCATTGGGGACAGTGCGGTGCTCATCATACCGAGCCACCGTGCGTTCGGACTTATCGGCGACCAGGCCAAGGTGCCCATGCGCAGTACGGTCGTGTACAGGGTCGGTGTGGTTGACATCAAGGATGTTCGATGA
- a CDS encoding low molecular weight phosphotyrosine protein phosphatase produces the protein MKVLMVCLGNICRSPMAEGVLRQLANERGLALEVDSAGTADYHVGEAPDHRARASMKRHGGNIEALRARQVSTKDFERFDIILAMDGNNERDLRRLAPSDTARRKVRRMMEFATAQGTGEVPDPYYGADSGFDEVHRMLMDACRGFVDAHFR, from the coding sequence ATGAAAGTGCTCATGGTCTGCCTCGGCAACATCTGTAGGAGCCCGATGGCCGAAGGCGTGTTGCGCCAACTGGCCAATGAGCGGGGCCTTGCCTTGGAAGTGGACAGCGCTGGTACGGCCGACTACCACGTGGGGGAAGCACCTGACCACCGCGCGCGGGCTTCCATGAAGCGCCATGGCGGGAACATCGAAGCATTGAGGGCCCGACAAGTCAGCACCAAGGACTTCGAGCGCTTCGACATCATCCTGGCCATGGACGGCAATAACGAACGCGATCTCCGCCGCCTCGCACCATCCGATACCGCCCGCCGGAAGGTGCGCCGCATGATGGAGTTCGCCACGGCCCAAGGCACAGGCGAAGTGCCTGATCCTTACTACGGTGCAGACAGCGGGTTCGATGAAGTGCACCGCATGCTGATGGATGCCTGCAGGGGATTCGTTGACGCCCACTTCCGATGA
- a CDS encoding acyl-CoA thioesterase yields the protein MYTHETRLRVRYSETDRMGYVYYGNYAEYLEVARVEMLRNAGIAYRALEEEGVMLPVRELRIVYHKPVRYDDEITVRTELRVLPTVRIVFHYAVLHADGSVLSEAETTLVFVDAATGRPRTAPQHVLAALVEKFEQG from the coding sequence ATGTACACACATGAGACACGGCTTAGGGTGCGCTACTCGGAAACGGACCGGATGGGTTACGTCTACTATGGCAACTACGCTGAGTACCTGGAAGTGGCCCGTGTGGAGATGCTGCGCAACGCTGGCATCGCTTACCGTGCATTGGAGGAAGAGGGTGTTATGCTGCCTGTGCGCGAACTGAGGATCGTCTACCACAAACCCGTGCGATACGACGATGAGATAACGGTCCGGACGGAGCTGCGGGTGTTACCAACCGTTCGCATCGTGTTCCACTACGCGGTGCTGCACGCTGACGGTTCCGTGCTCAGCGAGGCGGAAACAACGCTCGTGTTCGTTGATGCCGCCACCGGGCGCCCGCGCACCGCGCCACAGCATGTGCTTGCGGCGCTGGTGGAGAAGTTCGAACAGGGCTAG
- a CDS encoding FKBP-type peptidyl-prolyl cis-trans isomerase: MRCRPVLVLSAIVALIGCGDGKYPGFKQAAPGIWFKLHALGDGTAAPITGDSALMRLRISLPGQPPGSLYSSERYFLVDRARGFDGAMLTRMNEGDSVSVKVLAGAFPWKQWIGSVVPAPTDSTTLEVEMSLLDIMDMFEQRSTGRYVAMAGTDSTEQALLLAYSDSTDWVRWGSSLLFYRLNDPGYDSATIKTGDLVTIRLLGRFLDGHVFDEGAVQAPMTFVLGDPDQVIKGVEVAVHLLHLGSSGEFIIPSSMAFGPEGSSSGIVPAWTPVRYTVEVTEVVPKGAPAQ, translated from the coding sequence ATGAGGTGCCGCCCGGTTCTCGTGCTCTCTGCCATCGTGGCGCTCATTGGTTGCGGCGACGGTAAGTACCCCGGCTTCAAGCAGGCCGCACCGGGTATCTGGTTCAAGCTGCATGCCCTTGGCGATGGAACGGCCGCACCCATCACCGGCGATAGCGCATTGATGCGTCTGCGCATTTCGCTGCCGGGTCAACCACCCGGTTCACTCTACAGTTCGGAGCGCTACTTCCTGGTGGACCGGGCGCGTGGGTTCGATGGGGCCATGCTCACGCGGATGAATGAAGGCGATAGTGTGAGCGTTAAGGTGCTCGCCGGTGCCTTTCCCTGGAAGCAATGGATAGGTAGCGTCGTGCCAGCGCCTACTGATTCCACCACGCTCGAAGTGGAGATGAGCCTGCTGGACATCATGGACATGTTCGAGCAGAGATCAACCGGGCGGTATGTAGCCATGGCCGGTACCGACAGCACTGAGCAAGCGCTGCTCTTGGCCTATTCGGACAGCACCGACTGGGTCCGATGGGGCAGCAGTCTTCTGTTCTACCGGCTCAACGATCCAGGATACGATAGCGCGACCATCAAAACGGGGGACCTCGTCACCATCCGGCTCCTTGGACGGTTCCTGGACGGTCACGTGTTCGATGAAGGAGCCGTACAAGCGCCCATGACGTTCGTCCTCGGTGACCCGGACCAGGTCATTAAGGGTGTGGAGGTGGCCGTTCACCTGCTTCACCTTGGAAGCTCAGGCGAGTTCATCATCCCAAGTTCAATGGCATTCGGCCCTGAAGGTTCGTCCAGCGGCATTGTGCCGGCTTGGACACCCGTGCGGTACACCGTGGAGGTGACGGAAGTCGTGCCGAAAGGAGCGCCCGCCCAATAG
- a CDS encoding zinc metallopeptidase, translating into MAGLWILGLVMFGISFLVSQRLKSKFTQYSKTPLSNGMSGQEVALQMLADNGIRDVKVVSVAGQLTDHYNPANKTVNLSEVVYHSRNAAAAAVAAHECGHAVQHATAYSWLQMRSKLVPVVQVSSRWMQWVIIGGIILTSTMAGPLGPNVLLAGIIMFAFTTLFAFITLPVEYDASNRALAWMKQRGIVTTAEYAMSEDALKWAARTYVVAAIGSLATLLYYIMLYMGRRD; encoded by the coding sequence ATGGCAGGTCTATGGATCCTCGGGCTGGTGATGTTCGGCATCAGCTTCCTCGTGAGCCAACGCTTGAAGAGCAAGTTCACGCAGTACAGCAAGACGCCGCTGAGCAACGGTATGAGCGGCCAGGAAGTCGCGCTCCAAATGCTGGCCGACAACGGCATCCGTGATGTGAAGGTGGTTTCGGTCGCGGGGCAGCTCACGGACCATTACAACCCGGCCAACAAGACGGTGAACCTGAGCGAGGTGGTGTACCACAGCCGCAATGCCGCCGCCGCCGCTGTTGCCGCCCACGAGTGCGGGCACGCCGTGCAGCACGCCACCGCCTACAGCTGGTTGCAGATGCGCAGCAAGCTGGTGCCCGTGGTCCAGGTGAGCAGCCGCTGGATGCAGTGGGTGATCATCGGAGGCATCATCCTCACTTCAACAATGGCCGGCCCCCTCGGACCGAACGTTCTTCTCGCGGGCATCATCATGTTCGCGTTCACAACCCTGTTCGCTTTCATCACGCTGCCGGTGGAATACGATGCCAGCAACCGTGCTCTGGCTTGGATGAAACAACGCGGCATAGTGACCACGGCCGAGTACGCCATGAGCGAAGACGCTTTGAAGTGGGCCGCACGCACGTACGTGGTTGCCGCCATCGGCTCGCTCGCTACGCTGCTGTACTACATCATGCTCTACATGGGCCGGAGGGACTGA
- a CDS encoding SAM-dependent methyltransferase, with protein sequence MSAHGTLYLLPVWLGDHGGPETMPAWNAAVAAGIRLFFAEHERTARAMLRRLVPDIELPKLEIHRCDKDTGTSEAARLLNLMRGGRNAAIVSEAGMPGIADPGAVLVRTAHALDIKVVPLPGPSSLILALASSGLNGQHFTFHGYLPRTPRDRQQALRSLETDVRCTGGAQLFIEAPYRNDALLADVLRTCEPGTLLCIATDLTQPTERVHTAPVREWTLKMPDLKDRPTVFILGKEA encoded by the coding sequence ATGAGCGCCCACGGCACCCTGTATTTGCTGCCGGTATGGCTTGGGGATCACGGTGGCCCGGAGACGATGCCGGCATGGAATGCTGCCGTAGCCGCTGGCATCCGCCTCTTCTTCGCCGAGCATGAAAGAACCGCGCGCGCCATGCTGCGGCGACTGGTCCCTGACATCGAACTTCCGAAGCTGGAGATCCACCGCTGCGACAAGGACACCGGTACGAGCGAAGCAGCACGGCTATTGAACTTGATGCGCGGTGGACGTAACGCCGCCATCGTAAGTGAGGCGGGCATGCCTGGCATTGCCGATCCCGGGGCCGTTCTTGTGCGCACCGCACATGCCCTGGACATCAAGGTCGTTCCGCTTCCAGGTCCATCTTCCTTGATATTGGCTCTGGCATCAAGCGGGTTGAACGGCCAGCACTTCACCTTCCATGGCTACCTGCCGCGCACGCCGCGCGATCGGCAGCAAGCGTTGCGCTCGTTGGAAACCGATGTGCGCTGCACCGGTGGTGCACAGCTGTTCATTGAAGCCCCCTATCGCAACGACGCCTTATTGGCCGATGTTCTTCGCACCTGCGAACCAGGCACACTGCTCTGCATCGCTACTGATCTGACACAGCCAACGGAACGGGTCCATACGGCACCGGTTCGTGAATGGACATTGAAGATGCCTGACCTGAAGGACAGGCCGACGGTCTTCATCCTTGGCAAGGAGGCCTAG
- a CDS encoding bifunctional oligoribonuclease/PAP phosphatase NrnA, which yields MEEALGGLRSLLGTPKRTVIVTHYNPDGDAIGSSLGWMHLLRAAGHPATVVLPNQPPAFLRWMPGYDEAVAFDVAPAKAEQAVRDADVLFCLDFNRLDRVEKLEQTLRKAPLKVLIDHHREPEAFDIAFSDITACATAQMVHDIAVGLGWRGHIDQRVATCLYTGIMTDSGSFRFSSTTPHTLRVGADLMERGAVPDTIQSAIFDDNSFDRLRLTGFALSERLQLHADLGVAVIALSRNDLERFSFQPGDTEGLVNYGLSIKGTKLAAFFMERPDRVKVSLRSKAQYPADRICAEHFLGGGHRNAAGGHAFEPLADVVERFLKVVPAYL from the coding sequence ATGGAAGAAGCCTTAGGCGGGTTGCGTTCCCTGCTCGGTACCCCGAAGCGCACGGTGATCGTTACGCACTACAACCCCGATGGTGATGCCATCGGCAGCAGCCTGGGCTGGATGCACCTGCTCCGCGCAGCCGGACACCCGGCCACGGTCGTGCTGCCCAATCAGCCCCCGGCCTTCCTGCGTTGGATGCCGGGGTATGATGAAGCAGTGGCCTTTGATGTGGCACCAGCGAAAGCCGAGCAAGCCGTTCGCGACGCAGATGTCCTTTTCTGTCTGGATTTCAATCGGCTGGACCGGGTGGAGAAACTTGAGCAAACCCTGCGCAAGGCACCCCTCAAGGTGTTGATCGACCACCACCGCGAACCAGAAGCGTTCGACATCGCGTTCAGCGACATAACTGCATGTGCCACAGCCCAGATGGTGCATGATATCGCCGTTGGATTGGGCTGGAGGGGGCACATCGATCAACGCGTCGCAACCTGCCTGTATACCGGCATCATGACGGATAGCGGCTCGTTCCGCTTCAGCAGCACCACGCCGCACACGTTGCGGGTAGGCGCCGACCTGATGGAACGCGGTGCAGTGCCGGACACGATCCAGTCGGCCATCTTCGATGACAACAGTTTTGATCGGCTGCGGTTGACAGGCTTTGCGCTCAGCGAACGGTTGCAGCTTCACGCGGACCTGGGTGTGGCCGTCATTGCGCTTTCCAGGAACGACTTGGAACGTTTCAGTTTCCAACCAGGCGACACCGAAGGACTGGTCAACTACGGTCTCAGCATCAAGGGCACCAAGCTCGCCGCGTTCTTCATGGAACGACCCGACCGTGTGAAGGTGAGCCTCCGGAGCAAAGCACAATATCCGGCCGACCGGATCTGCGCAGAGCATTTCCTGGGCGGCGGCCATCGCAATGCGGCGGGCGGGCATGCGTTCGAACCATTGGCCGATGTGGTGGAGCGGTTCCTGAAGGTTGTACCGGCTTACCTATGA
- a CDS encoding SRPBCC family protein: protein MKALKTILIILVAILAIVFVMSLMGDDTYRVERSVTVKAPVEVVYAHTSTLAAMDKWSPWNDHDPNMKKSMSGTDGTVGATASWEGNSDVGSGSQEIVALEPNKKVGVALHFKEPMESESNAEVLLEGMGDSTKVTWAMFGNNDGMIAKAMSMFFNMDKMVGPEFDKGLGRLKEQAEAAAVSAPKNEFRGYKVDMVDRPEMVYVGKRAVVKWADMEKFYGDTYQALGKDLGAAKLEMSGMPSGIIFKWDEPNQQADMMAAMPVKGDATTSVKGWETLVVPAGKAQFIPYMGGYHGSYNAHMAMDDAMKANGRELKDHVIEEYVTDPMSEPDSMKWLTNIYYMMK from the coding sequence ATGAAAGCACTGAAGACCATACTCATCATCCTTGTGGCTATCCTGGCCATTGTTTTCGTGATGTCGCTCATGGGCGACGACACTTATCGAGTGGAACGTTCCGTGACGGTGAAGGCTCCTGTGGAAGTGGTGTACGCGCACACGAGCACTCTAGCGGCAATGGACAAGTGGAGCCCATGGAACGATCACGACCCGAACATGAAGAAGAGCATGAGCGGCACCGACGGGACCGTTGGAGCCACAGCATCCTGGGAAGGGAACAGTGATGTTGGATCGGGCTCACAAGAGATCGTTGCACTGGAGCCCAACAAGAAGGTCGGGGTTGCCCTGCACTTCAAGGAGCCAATGGAGAGCGAAAGCAACGCGGAGGTCCTGTTGGAGGGAATGGGCGACAGCACGAAAGTGACGTGGGCCATGTTCGGCAATAACGACGGCATGATCGCGAAGGCCATGAGCATGTTCTTCAACATGGACAAGATGGTAGGACCAGAGTTCGATAAAGGGCTTGGACGCCTGAAAGAGCAGGCGGAGGCTGCGGCGGTGTCGGCGCCCAAAAACGAGTTCCGTGGCTACAAGGTCGACATGGTCGATCGCCCTGAGATGGTGTACGTGGGCAAGCGTGCCGTGGTGAAGTGGGCGGATATGGAGAAGTTCTATGGCGACACTTACCAAGCTCTTGGCAAAGACCTTGGAGCCGCAAAGCTTGAAATGTCCGGAATGCCATCCGGGATCATTTTCAAGTGGGACGAGCCCAACCAGCAAGCCGACATGATGGCGGCCATGCCGGTGAAAGGTGACGCCACGACAAGTGTGAAGGGCTGGGAAACGTTGGTGGTACCGGCCGGCAAGGCACAGTTCATCCCGTACATGGGCGGCTATCACGGTAGCTATAACGCGCACATGGCCATGGACGACGCCATGAAAGCGAACGGCCGCGAATTGAAGGACCACGTGATCGAGGAATACGTGACCGACCCCATGAGCGAGCCTGACAGCATGAAGTGGCTCACGAACATCTACTACATGATGAAGTGA
- the ribD gene encoding bifunctional diaminohydroxyphosphoribosylaminopyrimidine deaminase/5-amino-6-(5-phosphoribosylamino)uracil reductase RibD: protein MRLPDRAVQERMMRRCLQLAYNGAGSAAPNPMVGAVLAINDQVLAEGWHMHRGGPHAEVNCLRSFGEGAVPENAALFVNLEPCAHFGITPPCVDLVVARGVKHLVVGSVDPDPRTHGKGIERARAHGIHVEVGVLENESRWLNRRFFTSVEKQRPFIVLKWAQSNDGFIDNGPSGKRVVHRISSPATDILVHQWRAEEQAILVGSRTVLHDDPSLNVRHTDGRSPLRVVIDRSCIVPSTSRVFNDGGATLLFTSVRRGNIAVEQVLVSHGEDPIAAVLRELHGRGIRSVLVEGGAELHQHFIDRGLWDEVRINTSSSGIMNGTRAPRFVHEPTQRTVSGKDTITWHIADRFGA, encoded by the coding sequence ATGCGACTGCCGGATCGTGCGGTACAGGAGCGCATGATGCGCCGTTGCCTTCAACTTGCGTACAACGGCGCTGGCAGCGCCGCGCCCAACCCGATGGTCGGTGCAGTGCTCGCCATCAACGACCAAGTGCTCGCGGAAGGTTGGCACATGCACCGTGGTGGTCCTCATGCTGAAGTGAATTGCTTGAGGTCCTTCGGCGAAGGTGCCGTGCCGGAGAATGCTGCCCTTTTTGTGAACCTCGAGCCTTGTGCGCATTTCGGCATTACGCCACCTTGTGTGGACCTGGTGGTGGCCCGTGGGGTCAAGCACTTGGTGGTCGGTAGCGTGGATCCGGACCCGCGCACCCACGGGAAAGGGATCGAACGGGCGCGCGCGCACGGGATCCATGTCGAGGTTGGTGTACTGGAGAACGAAAGCCGTTGGTTGAACCGCCGGTTCTTCACTAGCGTGGAAAAGCAGCGCCCGTTCATCGTGCTCAAATGGGCGCAGAGCAATGACGGCTTCATTGACAATGGTCCTTCCGGCAAGCGGGTGGTGCACCGCATCTCATCGCCCGCAACGGACATCCTCGTACATCAGTGGCGTGCCGAAGAGCAAGCCATCCTCGTCGGAAGCAGGACGGTACTGCACGATGACCCTTCACTCAACGTGAGGCACACCGATGGTCGTTCACCGTTGCGCGTGGTGATCGATCGCTCTTGTATCGTTCCGTCAACGAGCAGAGTGTTCAACGATGGAGGAGCAACGCTGCTGTTCACTTCCGTCAGGCGAGGTAACATCGCCGTTGAACAGGTCCTCGTGTCCCACGGCGAAGATCCGATAGCAGCGGTGCTCCGCGAACTGCACGGGCGCGGGATCAGGAGCGTATTGGTGGAAGGAGGCGCCGAACTGCACCAGCACTTCATTGATCGCGGACTATGGGACGAGGTGCGGATCAACACCTCGTCATCAGGCATCATGAACGGTACAAGGGCACCACGGTTCGTTCACGAGCCGACCCAGCGGACGGTAAGCGGCAAAGACACCATCACCTGGCACATCGCCGATCGCTTCGGCGCCTAG
- a CDS encoding aspartate aminotransferase family protein: protein MTDQLTKSQELIARRKAAVPNGVGMFNYATAAKASGATITDGDGRDLIDFAGGIGVVNAGHCPPPVVKAIQEQAEKFLHVSFNVASYEPYVALCEKLNALLPHGGPTKTLLVSTGAEAVENAIKIARQATKRQGVLCFTDAFHGRTMMAMTLTSKVGYKPDCGPFAPEVYRTQYPNYFRYGAGRSEAEFVKAELHRLEELSHNTVDPNQLACVIIELVQGEGGFNVAPKGYVEGLRKWCDQHGILLICDEIQAGFGRTGAWSAYSHFGITPDLSTWAKSLGSGMPIAAVMGKADIMDKAAPSSIGGTYIGNPVSCAAALATLKYMEEIDINAKGKHVGEVIRKRFEKMKAKHDCVADARGLGAMMAMEFSVKRDPTKPDADTCTKLMNACAKRDLVVITAGTDKNVIRVLSPLVISDELLNKGLDIMEEELDKIAG from the coding sequence ATGACCGACCAATTGACCAAGAGCCAGGAACTCATCGCCCGCAGGAAGGCCGCTGTGCCCAATGGTGTGGGGATGTTCAACTATGCAACTGCCGCGAAGGCCAGCGGGGCCACCATTACCGACGGCGATGGCCGTGACCTGATCGACTTCGCCGGGGGCATCGGCGTTGTGAACGCGGGCCACTGCCCACCGCCCGTGGTGAAGGCCATTCAGGAGCAGGCTGAGAAGTTCCTTCATGTGAGCTTCAATGTGGCGAGCTATGAGCCATACGTGGCACTGTGCGAAAAGCTCAATGCCCTGTTGCCGCATGGCGGGCCCACCAAGACATTACTAGTGAGCACCGGCGCCGAAGCCGTGGAGAACGCCATCAAGATCGCCCGCCAGGCCACCAAGCGTCAGGGCGTACTTTGCTTTACCGACGCATTTCACGGACGGACGATGATGGCCATGACCCTTACCAGTAAGGTTGGGTACAAGCCGGATTGCGGCCCCTTCGCTCCGGAAGTCTACCGGACCCAGTACCCCAATTACTTCCGTTACGGCGCTGGAAGGAGCGAAGCCGAGTTCGTGAAGGCCGAACTGCACCGCTTGGAAGAACTATCGCACAACACCGTTGATCCCAATCAGTTGGCCTGTGTCATCATTGAGCTGGTGCAGGGTGAGGGCGGCTTCAACGTGGCACCGAAGGGTTATGTGGAAGGCTTGCGCAAGTGGTGCGATCAGCATGGCATCCTGCTCATCTGCGACGAGATCCAGGCGGGCTTCGGACGCACGGGCGCGTGGAGCGCTTATTCCCATTTCGGCATCACCCCCGATCTGAGCACCTGGGCCAAAAGCCTCGGCAGCGGCATGCCGATAGCGGCCGTGATGGGCAAGGCCGACATCATGGACAAGGCGGCCCCCAGCAGCATTGGCGGCACCTACATCGGCAACCCCGTGAGCTGTGCCGCTGCATTGGCCACGCTCAAGTACATGGAGGAGATCGATATCAACGCGAAAGGAAAGCACGTGGGCGAAGTGATCCGCAAGCGCTTCGAGAAGATGAAGGCCAAGCACGACTGCGTGGCTGATGCGCGCGGCTTGGGGGCCATGATGGCCATGGAGTTCAGTGTGAAGCGCGATCCAACGAAGCCCGATGCGGATACGTGCACCAAGCTCATGAACGCCTGCGCGAAGCGGGACCTGGTCGTTATCACCGCCGGCACGGACAAGAATGTGATCCGTGTCCTGAGCCCTTTGGTGATCAGTGATGAACTGCTGAACAAGGGACTGGACATCATGGAGGAGGAGTTGGACAAGATCGCTGGATGA
- a CDS encoding nucleoside-diphosphate kinase, which produces MAGNRTFTMIKPEAVAAGHAGKILDMIIQNGFRVVALKYTRLSHKEAGAFYAVHKERPFYGELVDYMASGPIYAAILEKDNAVEDFRALIGATDPAQAAEGTIRKRFAESKAKNASHGSDSDENALIEGHFFFSSREQY; this is translated from the coding sequence ATGGCAGGGAACAGGACCTTCACCATGATCAAGCCGGAAGCGGTGGCCGCAGGCCATGCCGGCAAGATCCTTGACATGATCATCCAGAACGGCTTCCGCGTGGTGGCCCTCAAGTACACGCGGCTCAGCCACAAGGAGGCTGGTGCGTTCTACGCCGTGCACAAGGAACGCCCGTTCTACGGCGAACTGGTGGACTACATGGCCAGCGGTCCCATCTACGCGGCCATCTTGGAAAAAGACAATGCGGTGGAAGACTTCCGAGCTCTTATCGGTGCTACGGATCCCGCACAGGCGGCTGAAGGAACGATCCGAAAGCGGTTCGCGGAGAGCAAGGCGAAGAACGCTTCGCACGGTAGCGACAGCGACGAGAACGCGCTCATCGAAGGGCACTTCTTCTTCAGCAGCCGCGAACAGTACTAA
- the dnaA gene encoding chromosomal replication initiator protein DnaA translates to MKKDHEKTWDRCLEVIKDNVSEQSFRTWFSPIKALRLSDHVLTIQVPSQFFYEWLEEHYIGLLKKIIRKELGPEGRLEYSIIMENNGANAHPYSVKIPTSNARDTRNAAVPLPADVSQSPIKNPFIIPGLKKVMIESNLNRNYSFDNYIEGDCNRLARSAGYAVASKPGGTSFNPLLLYGGVGLGKTHLANAIGIEIKKNHPEKSVLYVPAEKFTQQFIEAVKNNTVNDFSQFYQMVDVLIIDDVQFLAGKEKTQDVFFSIFNHLHQAGRQVVLTSDKAPVEMAGMEQRLLSRFKWGLSADLQTPSLETRIAILEKKMYAEGIELPKEVVEYLAYSITTNIRELEGAMISLIAQSSLNKKAVNLDLAKQMIDKFVKNTAREVSIDYIQKVVCDYFDLPIELLKSKTRKREVVQARQIAMYFAKKMTKSSLANIGAHCGGKDHATVLHACRTVNNLQETDKQFRGYLDDLEKKLSIH, encoded by the coding sequence ATGAAGAAGGACCACGAGAAGACCTGGGACAGGTGCCTGGAAGTGATCAAGGACAACGTGAGCGAGCAGAGCTTCCGCACTTGGTTCTCGCCCATCAAAGCATTGCGGCTCTCCGACCACGTCCTCACCATCCAGGTCCCATCGCAGTTCTTCTACGAGTGGCTTGAAGAGCACTACATCGGTCTGCTGAAGAAGATCATCCGCAAAGAGCTGGGGCCGGAAGGCCGCTTGGAGTACTCCATCATCATGGAGAACAACGGCGCCAACGCCCACCCCTACTCGGTGAAGATCCCGACCAGCAATGCCCGTGATACGCGCAACGCTGCTGTGCCTCTTCCGGCCGATGTATCCCAAAGCCCGATCAAGAACCCGTTCATCATCCCGGGACTGAAGAAGGTGATGATCGAGAGCAACCTGAACCGCAACTACAGCTTCGACAATTACATCGAGGGTGATTGCAACCGCCTTGCCCGCAGCGCCGGCTACGCTGTTGCGAGCAAGCCCGGTGGCACATCGTTCAACCCGCTGTTGTTGTACGGAGGTGTAGGCTTGGGAAAGACGCACTTGGCGAACGCCATCGGCATCGAGATCAAGAAGAACCACCCGGAGAAGAGCGTTCTTTACGTGCCGGCCGAGAAGTTCACCCAGCAGTTCATCGAAGCGGTGAAGAACAACACGGTGAACGACTTCAGCCAGTTCTACCAGATGGTGGACGTGCTGATCATCGATGACGTGCAGTTCCTCGCCGGTAAAGAGAAGACGCAAGACGTGTTCTTCAGCATCTTCAACCACCTTCACCAGGCCGGTCGCCAAGTGGTGCTCACCAGTGACAAGGCGCCAGTGGAAATGGCCGGCATGGAGCAGCGTTTGCTCTCGCGCTTCAAGTGGGGCCTCAGCGCCGATCTCCAGACGCCTTCGTTGGAAACCCGCATCGCCATCCTGGAGAAGAAGATGTACGCCGAGGGCATCGAGCTGCCGAAGGAAGTCGTCGAATACCTGGCCTACAGCATTACCACCAACATCCGCGAACTGGAAGGCGCGATGATCAGCCTCATCGCCCAGAGCTCGCTGAACAAGAAGGCGGTGAACCTGGACCTCGCGAAGCAGATGATCGACAAGTTCGTCAAGAACACTGCGCGCGAGGTGAGCATCGACTACATCCAGAAGGTCGTTTGCGATTACTTCGACCTGCCGATCGAACTGTTGAAGAGCAAGACGCGCAAACGCGAAGTGGTGCAGGCGCGCCAGATCGCCATGTACTTCGCGAAGAAGATGACGAAGAGCAGCCTGGCCAACATCGGTGCGCACTGCGGCGGCAAGGACCACGCTACCGTGCTGCACGCCTGCCGTACGGTGAACAACCTGCAGGAGACCGACAAGCAGTTCCGGGGCTACTTGGACGATCTTGAGAAGAAGCTCAGCATCCACTGA